In a single window of the Campylobacter fetus subsp. testudinum 03-427 genome:
- the oorB gene encoding 2-oxoglutarate:acceptor oxidoreductase, beta subunit (Pfam match to PF02775.17 TPP_enzyme_C), giving the protein MAFNYDNYLRTNKMPTLWCWGCGDGVILKSVIRAIDTMGWNMDDVCVVSGIGCSGRFSSYVNCNTVHTTHGRAIAYATGIKLANPEKHVIVVTGDGDGLAIGGNHTIHGCRRNIDINHILINNFIYGLTNSQTSPTTPQGFWTVTAQWGNIDPNFDAAKLATAAGATFVGRETVINPSRIEKLLVEGFKHEGYSFFDIFSNCHINLGRKNKMGEATQTINWIEGRTVSKTKFDALSDEEKLGKFPTGVLHKDESHIEYCKAYEKVIEAAQNKTKINFEEIK; this is encoded by the coding sequence ATGGCTTTTAACTATGATAATTATTTAAGAACAAATAAAATGCCAACACTTTGGTGCTGGGGTTGTGGAGACGGTGTAATTTTAAAAAGCGTTATACGAGCTATAGACACTATGGGTTGGAATATGGATGATGTATGCGTAGTAAGCGGCATAGGTTGTTCTGGTAGATTTTCAAGCTATGTAAATTGTAACACGGTTCATACAACGCATGGTCGTGCCATCGCTTATGCGACAGGTATAAAACTAGCAAATCCAGAAAAACACGTAATCGTCGTAACTGGTGATGGAGATGGTCTTGCTATAGGCGGAAACCATACCATTCATGGATGTAGAAGAAATATAGATATAAATCATATATTAATAAACAACTTCATATATGGTCTTACAAACTCTCAAACAAGTCCTACAACTCCACAAGGGTTTTGGACAGTTACAGCTCAATGGGGAAATATAGATCCGAATTTTGACGCTGCAAAGCTCGCAACTGCGGCTGGAGCTACATTTGTTGGTCGTGAGACTGTTATAAACCCATCAAGAATCGAAAAACTTTTAGTTGAGGGATTTAAGCATGAAGGTTATAGCTTCTTTGATATTTTTTCAAATTGCCATATAAATTTAGGTAGAAAAAATAAGATGGGCGAAGCCACTCAGACTATAAACTGGATAGAGGGTAGAACTGTTTCTAAAACTAAATTTGACGCACTAAGCGACGAAGAAAAATTAGGCAAATTCCCAACTGGCGTACTTCATAAAGACGAGAGTCATATAGAGTACTGCAAAGCTTATGAAAAAGTTATAGAAGCTGCTCAAAATAAAACAAAAATCAACTTTGAGGAGATAAAATGA
- the oorA gene encoding 2-oxoglutarate:acceptor oxidoreductase, alpha subunit (Pfam matches to PF01855.15 POR_N, and to PF02780.16 Transketolase_C) codes for MRELITTGNSLAARAAVECGCNFFGGYPITPSSEIAHELSVLLPKKGGKFIQMEDEIAGVSVALGASMSGSKAMTASSGPGISLKSEQIGLGFIAEVPLVIANVMRGGPSTGLPTRVAQGDILQAKTPSHGDYCSIAVAPGSLSEIYTETVRAFNLANRFSTPVFLLLDETIGHMQGKANVPDIADLKIEPRREFKGDPKEYNPYEAAADEPATLNPFFKGYRYHVTGLHHGPTGFPTEDGKMVDYNIKRLFNKIHAHLDEVLNYEEYKLDDADICIICYGSVSLAAKEAVDKLRGDGVKVGIFRPITIWPSPEAKLKEVCSKFKKILVAELNMGQYLGEIQRCSLRDDFKTLLKANGRPISPTEIISKVKEF; via the coding sequence ATGAGAGAATTAATCACAACAGGAAATTCACTTGCGGCTCGTGCTGCTGTGGAATGTGGCTGTAATTTTTTTGGCGGATATCCGATAACTCCATCAAGTGAAATTGCACATGAACTTAGTGTTTTATTACCGAAAAAAGGTGGTAAATTTATACAAATGGAAGATGAGATAGCCGGAGTTTCTGTAGCTCTTGGTGCTAGTATGAGCGGTTCTAAAGCAATGACTGCTAGCTCAGGTCCTGGAATTTCTTTAAAATCTGAGCAGATAGGTCTTGGCTTTATAGCTGAAGTTCCACTTGTTATAGCAAATGTTATGCGTGGCGGACCATCGACTGGACTTCCAACTCGCGTTGCTCAAGGAGATATTTTACAAGCTAAAACTCCTAGCCACGGCGATTACTGCTCTATTGCAGTAGCTCCTGGAAGTTTAAGTGAAATTTATACTGAAACCGTAAGAGCCTTTAATCTTGCTAATCGTTTTAGCACTCCGGTTTTCTTGCTGCTTGATGAAACTATAGGCCATATGCAAGGTAAAGCCAATGTTCCAGATATAGCAGATTTAAAGATAGAGCCTAGACGTGAGTTTAAAGGTGATCCAAAAGAGTACAATCCTTATGAAGCTGCGGCTGATGAGCCTGCTACTTTAAATCCGTTTTTTAAAGGATATAGATATCACGTAACCGGACTTCATCATGGACCTACTGGATTTCCTACCGAAGATGGAAAAATGGTTGATTATAATATAAAAAGACTGTTCAATAAAATACATGCTCACTTAGATGAAGTATTGAATTATGAAGAGTATAAACTAGATGATGCAGATATATGTATTATTTGTTATGGAAGTGTAAGCCTTGCGGCTAAGGAAGCTGTCGATAAACTAAGAGGAGACGGCGTAAAAGTCGGAATATTCAGACCTATAACTATATGGCCAAGCCCAGAAGCGAAGCTAAAAGAAGTTTGTTCTAAATTTAAAAAGATTTTAGTGGCAGAATTAAACATGGGTCAATATTTAGGTGAGATACAAAGATGCAGCTTAAGAGATGATTTTAAAACTCTCCTTAAAGCAAATGGACGTCCGATAAGTCCAACTGAAATTATAAGTAAAGTTAAGGAGTTTTAA
- the oorD gene encoding 2-oxoglutarate:acceptor oxidoreductase, delta subunit (Pfam match to PF12838.3 Fer4_7), which translates to MIEQPVGIAVWVDENRCKACDICVSYCPAGVLGMKEDIHAVQGMMIEVVHPESCIGCRDCELHCPDFAIYVAEKGFKFAKISPEAKERAVAVKANHFRKLK; encoded by the coding sequence ATGATAGAACAACCAGTCGGTATAGCTGTTTGGGTAGATGAAAACAGGTGCAAAGCCTGCGACATTTGTGTTAGTTACTGCCCGGCAGGAGTTTTGGGTATGAAAGAAGATATTCATGCAGTACAAGGAATGATGATAGAAGTAGTTCATCCAGAATCCTGTATAGGATGTAGAGATTGCGAGCTCCATTGTCCAGACTTTGCTATCTATGTAGCTGAAAAGGGTTTTAAATTTGCAAAAATTAGCCCAGAAGCTAAAGAAAGAGCAGTTGCTGTTAAAGCAAATCACTTTAGGAAACTTAAATAA
- the sucD gene encoding succinyl-CoA synthetase, alpha subunit (Pfam matches to PF02629.15 CoA_binding, and to PF00549.15 Ligase_CoA), whose protein sequence is MSILVDKNTKVIVQGFTGKEATFHAEQCLAYGTNIVGGVTPFKGGMIHLGKPVFDTVVEAVKSTNATVSLIFVPAKFVAASIIEAADAGIELAVVITEHTPVRDMLEAKNYANKKGMKLIGPNCPGIISADQAKLGIMPAMVFKRAGVNIGLVSKSGTLTYEGANQILSEGYGISTAVGIGGDSVIGLTYSELLPMFENDPDTKAIVMIGEIGGSLEIEACSIIKNMKKPVVAFIAGQSAPKGKRMGHAGAIISGEDSTAAGKMKALSAAGAHVVASPAHIGKKIKELIG, encoded by the coding sequence ATGAGTATATTGGTAGATAAAAATACAAAAGTTATAGTTCAGGGATTTACAGGAAAAGAAGCTACTTTTCATGCTGAGCAGTGTTTGGCTTATGGTACAAATATAGTCGGTGGTGTTACTCCATTTAAAGGTGGTATGATACATCTTGGCAAACCTGTGTTTGATACTGTTGTAGAGGCCGTAAAATCAACTAATGCAACAGTTAGTTTGATATTTGTTCCTGCTAAATTCGTTGCAGCTAGTATAATAGAAGCCGCCGATGCGGGTATAGAGTTGGCAGTCGTTATAACTGAGCATACTCCAGTTAGAGATATGCTAGAAGCTAAAAACTATGCGAATAAAAAAGGTATGAAATTAATAGGTCCAAACTGCCCAGGAATTATAAGCGCTGATCAAGCAAAATTGGGTATAATGCCCGCTATGGTTTTTAAACGAGCAGGTGTAAATATAGGGCTTGTATCAAAGTCTGGAACGCTTACTTATGAAGGAGCAAACCAAATTTTAAGTGAGGGTTATGGTATATCTACTGCTGTTGGTATCGGTGGAGATAGCGTTATAGGACTTACTTATAGCGAACTTTTACCTATGTTTGAGAATGATCCAGATACAAAAGCCATTGTTATGATAGGTGAAATTGGCGGAAGCTTAGAAATAGAAGCTTGTAGCATTATAAAAAATATGAAAAAACCGGTTGTAGCTTTTATAGCTGGTCAAAGTGCTCCAAAAGGTAAAAGAATGGGGCATGCGGGAGCTATTATAAGTGGAGAAGATTCAACGGCAGCCGGAAAAATGAAGGCCTTAAGTGCCGCTGGAGCTCATGTAGTAGCTAGTCCAGCACACATAGGTAAAAAAATAAAAGAATTAATAGGCTAA
- the sucC gene encoding succinyl-CoA synthetase, beta subunit (Pfam matches to PF08442.6 ATP-grasp_2, and to PF00549.15 Ligase_CoA), whose translation MNIHEFQAKELLRDFGINVADGIMVTSVDDALNAAKKLGGSVWAVKAQIHAGGRGLGGGVKIAKSLDEVKEYASKILGMTLVTKQTGPEGKLVKKLYIEKGTNIDKEYYLSLTFDRINECIAVIASADGGMNIEEVDHDKIITIRIDPQIGLRDFHSLAIADFLNLDKDLSIKLHLLLSKLYKLYWQTDSNLVEINPLVLTKENDLIPLDAKMGFDDSALFRQEKIANMRDTDEEEPSELEAKTYGLSYVKLDGNIGCMVNGAGLAMGTMDSINGVGGKPANFLDVGGGANPETVAKAFEIILRDKNVKSIFVNIFGGIVRCDRIANGILDATKLTKVEVPVIVRLDGTNAKEAAEILKQANITNIISAPDLESGAKMSVELANK comes from the coding sequence ATGAATATCCATGAGTTTCAAGCCAAAGAGCTTTTAAGAGATTTTGGCATAAACGTCGCTGATGGCATTATGGTAACTAGTGTGGATGATGCACTAAATGCTGCTAAAAAACTCGGCGGTTCTGTTTGGGCTGTGAAGGCTCAGATACATGCTGGAGGTCGCGGTCTAGGTGGCGGTGTAAAAATCGCAAAAAGCTTAGATGAAGTAAAAGAGTATGCGAGTAAAATTTTAGGAATGACTTTAGTTACTAAACAGACTGGCCCAGAGGGAAAACTTGTTAAAAAACTATATATAGAAAAAGGGACAAATATAGATAAAGAGTATTATCTAAGTCTAACCTTTGATCGTATAAACGAGTGTATAGCTGTGATCGCTTCAGCTGATGGCGGTATGAATATAGAAGAAGTGGATCACGATAAAATAATCACTATAAGAATAGACCCTCAAATAGGACTTAGAGACTTCCACTCTTTAGCTATTGCTGACTTTTTAAATTTAGATAAAGATTTGAGTATCAAGCTTCATCTGCTTTTATCTAAATTATATAAACTTTACTGGCAAACTGATTCAAATTTAGTAGAGATCAATCCTCTAGTTTTAACCAAAGAAAATGATTTAATACCTCTTGATGCAAAAATGGGCTTTGATGATTCAGCTCTATTTAGACAAGAAAAAATAGCAAATATGCGTGATACCGATGAAGAAGAGCCGAGCGAACTTGAAGCAAAAACTTATGGTTTAAGCTATGTAAAATTAGATGGAAATATCGGCTGCATGGTAAATGGTGCCGGACTAGCTATGGGTACTATGGATTCCATCAATGGCGTAGGCGGAAAACCGGCTAATTTCCTTGATGTGGGCGGCGGTGCTAATCCCGAAACCGTAGCAAAAGCTTTTGAAATTATCTTGAGAGATAAAAATGTAAAATCTATATTTGTAAATATATTTGGTGGAATAGTAAGATGTGACCGCATCGCAAATGGTATTTTAGATGCTACAAAATTAACCAAAGTAGAAGTGCCTGTTATAGTAAGACTAGATGGAACAAATGCAAAAGAAGCTGCGGAGATATTAAAACAAGCAAATATAACAAATATCATCTCTGCGCCTGATCTAGAGAGCGGTGCTAAGATGTCTGTTGAATTAGCAAACAAGTAA
- the mdh gene encoding malate dehydrogenase, NAD-dependent (Pfam matches to PF00056.19 Ldh_1_N, and to PF02866.14 Ldh_1_C), whose product MKIAIIGAGNVGASCASLLISRKVCKKVTLIDINKNLAIAKAMDLAQMAAVLNLDVDILGGDDYELLRDFDIVVITAGFARKDGQSRDDLAMMNAKIVSHSSKMVSKFAPKSIIIVVTNPLDIMVYVAFKESGFARHKVIGMAGELDSARFRYYMSQKLGLSVAQCFGKCVGMHNNAMICLESSIKFKNQSICKDELKKYFEDIKLNTKSGGSNIVKLMGTSAFYAPAAGVVKMCECIQNINDETLSCSVLDENLIPTGRFVKLDENGVQKIFELNLTDEESKIMDKSISEFILVINKIYFTDNKN is encoded by the coding sequence TTGAAAATAGCAATTATCGGTGCTGGAAATGTAGGAGCAAGCTGCGCAAGCTTGCTCATATCTCGTAAAGTGTGTAAAAAAGTAACACTCATAGATATAAATAAAAATTTAGCGATTGCAAAAGCTATGGATTTGGCTCAGATGGCAGCTGTTTTAAATTTGGATGTAGATATTTTGGGTGGTGATGATTACGAACTTTTAAGAGATTTTGATATTGTTGTTATCACGGCTGGATTTGCTAGAAAAGATGGACAAAGCAGAGATGATCTAGCGATGATGAATGCAAAAATAGTATCTCATAGCTCAAAAATGGTGTCTAAATTTGCACCAAAATCCATTATAATAGTAGTCACAAATCCCCTTGATATCATGGTTTATGTTGCTTTTAAAGAAAGCGGATTTGCTCGTCATAAAGTAATCGGAATGGCAGGCGAACTTGATAGCGCACGTTTTAGGTACTATATGTCACAAAAACTCGGTTTAAGCGTTGCACAATGCTTTGGTAAGTGCGTTGGAATGCACAATAATGCTATGATATGCCTTGAGTCCAGTATAAAATTTAAAAATCAATCAATATGCAAAGATGAGCTTAAAAAATATTTTGAAGATATTAAACTCAATACAAAAAGTGGTGGTTCAAATATAGTTAAATTAATGGGAACTTCAGCGTTCTACGCACCTGCAGCTGGAGTTGTTAAGATGTGTGAATGCATTCAAAATATCAACGACGAAACTCTTAGTTGCTCAGTTTTAGATGAAAATTTGATACCAACTGGAAGATTTGTTAAATTAGACGAAAACGGAGTACAAAAAATTTTCGAGCTAAATTTAACCGATGAAGAGAGCAAAATTATGGATAAAAGTATATCTGAATTTATATTGGTTATAAATAAAATTTATTTCACTGACAATAAAAATTAA
- the icd gene encoding isocitrate dehydrogenase, monomeric (Pfam match to PF03971.10 IDH), which produces MADIIYTYTDEAPALATFSLFPVIKEFLNRANIDIQTVDISLSGRILANFGEYLTDDQKVPNYLEILGEMTKEKSANIIKLPNISASLPQLNAAIAELQSKGYAVPNYIENPTNDKEESIKARYAKVLGSAVNPVLREGNSDRRCAGAVKAYAKEFPHKNGAWDSSIKTRVTYMQDGDFYGNEKSIIAKNSCEFKIEFQNKFGETKLLKSGIKAGRGDIISATFMSVKKLDEFINSTVQDAKDSSLLYSVHLKATMMKVSDPVIFGHFVKVFFKEIFSEFESELKSAGVIANNGLKDLFSKIENLPIKDKILSKFQEIIQKNPDLAMVDSDKGITNLHVPSDVIIDASMPAMIRNSGKMWDKEGKTRDTLAVIPDRTYATIYEATIDDLKVNGALNPATIGSVSNVGLMAKKAEEYGSHDKTFIASESGKFILSSDSGEKMEFEVENGDIFRAMQAKDEAIKDWIKLAVSRAKATNAPAIFWLDKNRAHDANMIQIVTDELKKYDISNLDISIAEPTEAIKRSISIIRSGKDAISVTGNVLRDYLTDLFPILELGTSAKMLSIVPLLNGGGLFETGAGGSAPKIAGQLIEENHLRWDSLGEFLALGASLEHLANISGKKEAKVLADTLDKAIVSYLKNDNSPRKNVGENDNRGSHFYLSLYWADELSKSDLKDKFINIANALNENKNMIITELNGSQGHKVDVGGYYKFDDKLASDIMRPSKNFNNAIGK; this is translated from the coding sequence ATGGCTGATATAATCTACACTTACACGGATGAAGCCCCTGCGCTTGCTACGTTTTCACTTTTTCCGGTGATTAAAGAGTTTTTAAATAGAGCAAACATCGATATACAAACAGTTGATATATCTTTATCAGGAAGAATTCTAGCAAATTTCGGTGAATATCTAACTGATGATCAAAAAGTACCAAATTATCTTGAAATTCTTGGAGAAATGACAAAAGAGAAATCGGCAAATATCATAAAACTTCCAAATATATCAGCCTCTCTTCCTCAACTAAATGCCGCTATAGCCGAGCTTCAAAGCAAAGGTTACGCCGTACCAAATTACATAGAAAATCCTACAAACGATAAAGAAGAGAGCATAAAAGCAAGATATGCAAAAGTTTTAGGAAGTGCTGTAAATCCAGTGCTTAGAGAGGGAAACTCAGATAGAAGGTGTGCAGGAGCCGTAAAAGCATACGCAAAAGAGTTTCCTCATAAAAATGGAGCTTGGGATTCTAGTATAAAAACTCGTGTTACATATATGCAAGATGGCGATTTTTACGGAAATGAAAAGTCTATAATAGCTAAAAATAGTTGTGAATTTAAAATAGAATTTCAAAATAAATTTGGAGAAACAAAACTATTAAAAAGTGGTATAAAAGCTGGACGAGGTGATATCATAAGTGCTACATTTATGAGCGTTAAAAAGCTTGATGAGTTCATAAACAGTACAGTGCAAGATGCTAAAGATAGCTCGCTTTTATACTCTGTGCATCTAAAAGCTACTATGATGAAAGTGAGCGATCCAGTTATTTTCGGTCATTTTGTTAAGGTATTTTTTAAGGAGATTTTCAGTGAGTTTGAAAGTGAGCTAAAAAGTGCCGGAGTTATAGCAAATAATGGTCTGAAAGATTTATTTAGCAAAATAGAAAATCTTCCTATAAAAGATAAAATACTTTCTAAATTTCAAGAAATAATTCAAAAAAATCCAGATTTAGCTATGGTAGATAGTGATAAAGGTATTACAAATTTACATGTGCCAAGCGATGTAATCATAGACGCTTCAATGCCTGCTATGATAAGAAATAGCGGTAAAATGTGGGATAAAGAGGGAAAAACAAGAGATACTTTAGCAGTCATTCCAGATAGAACTTACGCTACTATATATGAAGCAACTATCGATGATTTAAAAGTAAATGGAGCATTAAATCCAGCAACTATAGGAAGTGTTTCAAACGTAGGTCTTATGGCAAAAAAAGCAGAAGAATACGGTAGTCACGACAAAACATTTATAGCTTCTGAGAGTGGTAAATTTATACTTAGCTCAGATTCTGGCGAAAAGATGGAATTTGAAGTGGAAAATGGGGATATATTTAGAGCTATGCAAGCCAAAGACGAAGCGATAAAAGACTGGATAAAACTAGCCGTAAGCAGAGCTAAAGCTACCAATGCTCCGGCGATATTTTGGTTAGATAAAAACCGTGCTCACGATGCTAATATGATACAAATCGTAACAGATGAGCTAAAAAAATATGATATTTCAAATTTAGATATAAGTATAGCTGAACCGACAGAAGCTATAAAACGCAGTATATCTATAATCAGAAGTGGAAAAGACGCTATAAGCGTAACAGGAAACGTACTAAGAGATTATTTAACTGATCTTTTCCCTATACTCGAGCTAGGAACTAGTGCGAAAATGTTATCTATAGTACCGCTTTTAAACGGTGGCGGACTTTTTGAGACTGGAGCTGGCGGAAGCGCACCTAAAATAGCCGGGCAGCTAATCGAAGAAAATCACTTAAGATGGGATAGTCTGGGCGAGTTTCTAGCTCTTGGAGCAAGCTTAGAGCATCTTGCAAACATAAGTGGCAAAAAAGAGGCAAAAGTTTTAGCAGATACTCTTGATAAGGCGATCGTAAGTTATCTTAAAAATGATAATTCACCTCGCAAAAACGTAGGTGAAAACGATAACCGTGGAAGTCACTTTTATCTTTCATTATATTGGGCGGACGAGTTATCAAAAAGTGATCTAAAAGATAAGTTTATTAACATAGCAAATGCGTTAAATGAAAATAAAAATATGATAATAACTGAATTAAACGGCTCTCAAGGTCATAAAGTAGATGTTGGAGGTTACTATAAATTTGATGATAAATTAGCTTCAGATATTATGCGTCCAAGTAAAAATTTTAATAATGCAATTGGAAAATGA
- a CDS encoding tellurite-resistance/dicarboxylate transporter (TDT) family protein (Pfam match to PF03595.13 SLAC1) has protein sequence MGKSYFSYLPVSLFGSVMGLCGLSIGWKLAAFHFGFNGFMADILAFLAVLDFIILSVCYAIKMIYKTQSFKDEFSNPMTKSFFGAFIISILLLPIVIFEYFPKIAFILWIVGVVLMLSFAVYMVSFWLSKSQNISHVTPAWVIPVVGTLDIPLAKNLFNFDYLDDASIAALGIGLFFAIPIFVIIKTKLLFSEPMPDKLIPTLMILLAPFSVGFSAYVEVVKNVDIFAKGLYFIGLFLFFAMLPKLRNATKCCPFRVTWWAVSFPLAALLVSTIKMAIELNELYLDILSVVFLIAFTMAIFWLTYRTLKGVFSQELQNLT, from the coding sequence ATGGGTAAATCTTATTTTTCGTATCTTCCTGTTAGTTTATTTGGTTCTGTTATGGGACTTTGCGGACTTAGTATAGGCTGGAAATTAGCCGCTTTTCATTTCGGATTTAATGGATTTATGGCTGATATTTTAGCTTTTTTAGCCGTTTTAGATTTTATTATTTTAAGTGTATGTTACGCTATAAAGATGATATATAAGACCCAAAGTTTCAAAGACGAGTTCTCAAATCCTATGACAAAGAGCTTTTTTGGAGCTTTTATAATATCGATTTTACTGCTTCCTATAGTTATATTTGAATATTTCCCAAAAATTGCTTTTATATTATGGATAGTAGGAGTTGTTTTGATGCTAAGTTTTGCCGTATATATGGTAAGTTTTTGGCTTAGTAAATCGCAAAATATATCTCACGTTACTCCTGCGTGGGTGATACCTGTAGTAGGTACGCTTGATATTCCTCTTGCAAAAAATTTATTTAATTTTGATTATCTTGATGACGCTTCTATAGCAGCCCTTGGTATAGGTCTATTTTTTGCTATACCTATATTTGTTATTATCAAAACAAAGCTTCTATTTTCTGAGCCTATGCCAGATAAATTGATACCTACTTTAATGATACTTTTAGCACCATTTAGCGTTGGGTTTTCTGCGTATGTGGAGGTTGTAAAAAATGTAGATATCTTTGCTAAAGGGTTGTATTTTATAGGATTGTTTCTATTTTTTGCTATGCTTCCTAAACTTAGAAATGCTACAAAATGCTGTCCGTTTAGAGTTACTTGGTGGGCTGTGAGTTTTCCATTAGCAGCGCTTTTAGTCTCGACTATCAAGATGGCAATTGAGTTGAATGAACTGTATTTGGATATTTTAAGCGTTGTGTTTTTGATTGCATTTACTATGGCTATATTTTGGCTTACTTATAGAACTTTAAAAGGAGTATTTAGCCAAGAACTCCAAAATCTTACTTAA
- a CDS encoding putative protein, putative phosphoglycolate phosphatase (Pfam match to PF13419.2 HAD_2), with product MSNKCVIFDMDATLIDSKKAIYCTINYIRKELNMTPLDADFIIKTINDPLKNPIKEFYGIEQASGNMRYIFEEEFDKNYMLYATVYEEAMRVVSGCKDLDYKLAVATNAPHATIESILKNCGILDSFDMIIGSNKEIPQKPDPTMLNIIRDSFKCECVFIGDSAKDYLASKNAKMDYIQVLWGRNETIEGVKNCQNASEVMEILR from the coding sequence ATGAGTAATAAATGTGTAATTTTTGATATGGACGCGACGCTCATAGATAGCAAAAAGGCGATATATTGCACTATAAATTATATTAGAAAAGAGCTAAATATGACGCCACTTGATGCTGATTTTATAATAAAAACTATAAATGATCCACTTAAAAATCCTATAAAAGAGTTTTATGGGATAGAGCAAGCCAGCGGAAATATGAGATATATTTTTGAAGAGGAATTTGATAAAAACTATATGCTTTATGCAACCGTTTATGAAGAAGCGATGAGAGTTGTAAGCGGCTGCAAGGATTTGGATTACAAACTTGCAGTGGCCACGAACGCTCCACATGCTACGATAGAAAGTATTCTTAAAAATTGTGGAATTTTGGATAGTTTTGATATGATTATTGGTTCAAACAAAGAAATTCCTCAAAAACCAGATCCTACAATGCTAAATATTATCAGGGATTCTTTTAAATGCGAATGCGTTTTTATAGGCGATAGCGCCAAAGATTATTTAGCATCGAAAAATGCTAAAATGGACTATATACAAGTTCTTTGGGGGCGAAATGAGACGATAGAAGGCGTTAAAAATTGTCAAAATGCTAGTGAAGTTATGGAGATCTTACGTTAA